One segment of Pan paniscus chromosome 20, NHGRI_mPanPan1-v2.0_pri, whole genome shotgun sequence DNA contains the following:
- the LOC134729659 gene encoding putative methyl-CpG-binding domain protein 3-like 3 gives MMPWALQKKREIHMAKAHRRRAARSALPMRLTSCIFQRPVTRIRSHPDNQVRRRKGDEHLEKPQQLCAYRRLQALQPCSSQGEGSSPLHLESVLSILAAGTASESLDRAGAERVHSPLEPTPGQFPAVAGGPTPGMGCQLPPPLSGQLVTPADIRRQARRVKKARERLAKALQADRLARQAEMLTCR, from the coding sequence ATGATGCCCTGGGCTTTACAGAAGAAACGAGAAATCCACATGGCCAAGGCCCATCGGAGACGAGCTGCGAGGTCTGCTCTCCCCATGAGACTCACCAGCTGCATCTTCCAGAGGCCGGTGACGAGGATCAGGTCTCATCCTGACAACCAGGTCAGACGCAGAAAAGGGGATGAGCACCTGGAGAAGCCGCAGCAACTCTGCGCCTACCGGAGACTGCAGGCCCTGCAGCCCTGCAGCAGCCAAGGAGAAGGTTCAAGTCCACTGCATTTGGAGAGCGTCTTAAGTATCCTTGCAGCGGGGACGGCCAGTGAATCTCTGGACAGAGCTGGTGCTGAGCGTGTCCACAGCCCGCTTGAGCCCACCCCTGGGCAGTTTCCAGCTGTGGCAGGGGGGCCAACCCCAGGAATGGGTTGTCAGCTCCCACCGCCCCTCTCTGGCCAATTGGTGACTCCTGCAGATATCCGGAGACAGGCCAGGAGGGTGAAGAAAGCCAGGGAGAGACTGGCCAAGGCCTTGCAGGCAGACAggctggccaggcaggcagaAATGCTGACATGTAGATGA
- the LOC134729660 gene encoding putative methyl-CpG-binding domain protein 3-like 3: MMPWALQKKREIHMAKAHRRRAARSALPMRLTSCIFQRPVTRIRSHPDNQVRRRKGDEHLEKPQQLCTYRRLQALQPCSSQGEGSSPLHLESVLSILAAGTASESLDRAGAERVHSPLEPTPGQFPAVAGGPTPGMGCQLPPPLSGQLVTPADIRRQARRVKKARERLAKALQADRLARQAEMLTCR; the protein is encoded by the coding sequence ATGATGCCCTGGGCTTTACAGAAGAAACGAGAAATCCACATGGCCAAGGCCCATCGGAGACGAGCTGCGAGGTCTGCTCTCCCCATGAGACTCACCAGCTGCATCTTCCAGAGGCCGGTGACGAGGATCAGGTCTCATCCTGACAACCAGGTCAGACGCAGAAAAGGGGATGAGCACCTGGAGAAGCCGCAGCAACTCTGCACCTACCGGAGACTGCAGGCCCTGCAGCCCTGCAGCAGCCAAGGAGAAGGTTCAAGTCCACTGCATTTGGAGAGCGTCTTAAGTATCCTTGCAGCGGGGACGGCCAGTGAATCTCTGGACAGAGCTGGTGCTGAGCGTGTCCACAGCCCGCTTGAGCCCACCCCTGGGCAGTTTCCAGCTGTGGCAGGGGGGCCAACCCCAGGAATGGGTTGTCAGCTCCCACCGCCCCTCTCTGGCCAATTGGTGACTCCTGCAGATATCCGGAGACAGGCCAGGAGGGTGAAGAAAGCCAGGGAGAGACTGGCCAAGGCCTTGCAGGCAGACAggctggccaggcaggcagaAATGCTGACATGTAGATGA